A genome region from Ferrimicrobium acidiphilum DSM 19497 includes the following:
- a CDS encoding bifunctional nuclease family protein — protein MVEVEVAGVKVDLRSNSPVLLLQELSTPYRVVPIFIGVPEANAIDLAIANVDPPRPLTHDLACTFLEVLDAQISQVVVTEVRNGTYYAEVTLVANGIEHRISARPSDSVALAIRSGASIFIDEAIMNAEGTVFDETQADSGPQVQQEEIVGEFRDFLKSIRPEDFSD, from the coding sequence ATGGTTGAGGTTGAGGTAGCTGGTGTAAAAGTGGATCTTCGCTCCAACTCGCCTGTACTTCTATTACAGGAGCTATCCACGCCTTACCGAGTGGTGCCCATTTTCATCGGCGTTCCTGAGGCCAACGCTATCGACCTCGCCATCGCCAACGTTGACCCCCCAAGGCCGCTGACTCACGATCTCGCCTGCACCTTTCTTGAGGTGCTTGATGCACAGATATCGCAAGTAGTCGTGACCGAAGTGCGAAATGGAACCTACTATGCCGAAGTTACGCTCGTGGCGAACGGAATTGAGCATCGTATTAGTGCTAGACCGTCGGACTCAGTGGCTCTCGCTATCCGAAGTGGAGCATCCATCTTCATTGATGAAGCAATCATGAACGCAGAGGGTACCGTTTTCGATGAGACTCAGGCCGATTCAGGTCCGCAAGTTCAGCAGGAGGAGATCGTCGGCGAGTTTCGCGACTTTCTCAAGTCAATACGACCAGAGGACTTCTCCGACTAG
- a CDS encoding MerR family transcriptional regulator yields MLTLLQEEFPEVTISKIRFLESQGLIAPERNAAGYRKFFQQDIERLCEVLRLQKSTYMPLRKIKEHLEADTRVDLFSQEPEPEISLEVEPVVGSPSSASRPELFPIDELARLTGASTKSIEEMIRNGLITGVTVAGQRHFSPTEIEIVRTIHSFAKFGLEPRHLRHYRTSTDREVGLIEQLLMPLVRQRSPEGRRKAADELVELVELSSGLRGLLLENALSQLKKLTDHSSS; encoded by the coding sequence GTGCTCACCCTTCTTCAGGAGGAGTTCCCAGAGGTAACGATCTCGAAGATCCGTTTTTTGGAGAGTCAGGGACTGATCGCCCCGGAACGCAATGCTGCTGGCTATAGGAAGTTTTTTCAACAAGATATCGAACGCCTCTGCGAGGTGCTACGGTTGCAAAAATCCACCTATATGCCGTTACGCAAGATCAAGGAGCACCTCGAAGCGGATACCAGAGTGGATCTCTTCTCCCAGGAACCTGAACCCGAGATCTCCTTGGAGGTGGAGCCAGTAGTTGGGTCCCCATCGTCGGCCAGTCGGCCCGAGCTCTTCCCCATCGATGAGCTTGCTCGCCTTACCGGGGCTAGCACTAAAAGTATCGAAGAGATGATCCGTAACGGACTGATTACCGGTGTGACCGTCGCCGGCCAACGTCATTTTTCGCCTACCGAGATTGAGATCGTGCGCACTATCCACTCGTTCGCGAAGTTCGGTCTCGAACCACGGCACCTGCGTCACTATCGGACCTCAACCGATAGAGAGGTAGGGCTTATCGAACAGCTGCTCATGCCACTCGTTCGTCAACGAAGCCCAGAGGGGCGTCGTAAAGCTGCCGATGAGCTTGTTGAGCTTGTTGAACTCAGCTCCGGATTGCGAGGCTTATTGCTCGAAAACGCGCTGTCTCAGCTCAAAAAGCTCACCGATCACTCATCTTCGTAG
- a CDS encoding cytochrome c biogenesis CcdA family protein, whose product MGISGSYIIAFGGGVISFLSPCVLPLVPAYLSVVSGLDADEIASGSVLQLRKVTSSTLLFAAGFTVVFTALGLTASALGQQLARDHVAIERVGGAVLILMAVFLLVTQFSSAPQLAMERRFHPKLQRYGKFAAPVAGMAFAFGWTPCIGPILGSVLAIAATQTLVLKGMLLLLAYSAGLAVPFLVTGLVFTRAMGAIKFVKQHTRVLTIASAVILLIFGVVMMLNQFTWITSHLENLASSVGLSALNHLG is encoded by the coding sequence GTGGGAATTAGCGGGAGTTACATCATCGCCTTCGGCGGGGGAGTGATCTCGTTTCTGTCTCCGTGCGTCCTTCCTTTGGTCCCTGCGTATCTGTCTGTAGTCTCGGGCCTCGATGCCGATGAGATCGCTAGCGGGAGTGTGCTGCAGCTTCGCAAAGTGACCTCTTCAACGCTGCTGTTTGCAGCTGGTTTTACGGTCGTCTTTACTGCCCTAGGGCTAACTGCGTCAGCCCTAGGGCAACAGCTAGCACGCGACCATGTCGCCATCGAACGTGTTGGAGGCGCCGTTCTCATCCTCATGGCTGTGTTCCTTTTAGTTACGCAGTTCTCGTCGGCCCCCCAATTAGCGATGGAGCGTCGTTTCCATCCGAAGCTGCAGCGCTATGGGAAGTTTGCTGCACCGGTTGCAGGGATGGCGTTTGCCTTCGGCTGGACACCATGTATTGGTCCTATTCTTGGTTCAGTACTCGCAATTGCAGCGACTCAGACGTTAGTCCTCAAGGGGATGCTGTTATTGTTGGCATACTCTGCCGGACTCGCCGTTCCCTTCCTCGTTACTGGGCTTGTTTTTACTCGCGCCATGGGGGCTATTAAGTTTGTCAAACAACACACGCGCGTCCTCACGATAGCGTCGGCCGTCATCTTATTGATCTTTGGAGTGGTGATGATGCTTAACCAGTTCACCTGGATAACCAGCCACCTTGAGAACTTAGCATCCTCGGTAGGACTCTCGGCACTCAATCATCTTGGATAG
- a CDS encoding CDP-alcohol phosphatidyltransferase family protein gives MLGTVNTHRLPSIIRAAVPSIITAIRLVLLIPVWILLRHGHQDVAAAILLAVMGITDFLDGYVARRTGAVTTFGKIFDPLSDRVVLIVIAVAALVDHLVPVWLLVLVLAREILVGITVLADLLIHRHRNDVVWIGKAGTFGLLLGFPLVVLGDGLSQPIVRIIAIVVMSVAVVLLYVALALYALNFVRIAHPEELP, from the coding sequence ATGCTGGGAACCGTGAACACCCATCGGCTGCCATCTATTATTCGTGCCGCTGTGCCATCGATCATCACCGCGATCAGGTTGGTTCTACTCATACCGGTATGGATATTGCTGCGCCACGGCCACCAGGATGTCGCCGCCGCAATTCTCCTTGCGGTGATGGGGATCACCGATTTTCTCGACGGCTATGTCGCGCGTCGTACCGGAGCAGTCACTACCTTCGGCAAGATTTTTGACCCTCTCTCCGATCGTGTTGTGCTCATCGTGATTGCAGTAGCTGCGCTCGTCGATCACCTGGTCCCCGTATGGCTACTCGTCCTTGTGCTCGCACGCGAGATACTTGTTGGGATTACCGTCCTTGCTGACCTGCTAATTCATCGTCATCGTAACGACGTTGTCTGGATCGGGAAAGCCGGTACCTTTGGTTTGCTACTAGGATTTCCGTTGGTAGTTCTTGGCGACGGATTGAGTCAGCCGATCGTAAGAATTATAGCCATCGTTGTAATGTCGGTGGCGGTCGTTCTTTTGTACGTCGCGCTCGCTCTCTACGCCCTAAACTTTGTGAGAATAGCTCACCCAGAGGAACTACCCTAG
- a CDS encoding sugar phosphate nucleotidyltransferase has translation MQAVIIAGGEGTRLRPLTSTTPKPMLPIANKPMIGHVVELLAAHGVTDIIVTVAYLGNAIRNYLGDGAEFGVSVRYLQEETPLGTAGAVAHARHLVRGTFLVLSGDVLTDINLGEAIQFHQYHNAKATMVLTAVDAPTEFGIVATDETGRVEQLIEKPTWGEVFTDTVNTGIYVLEPEVLDTIPTDRPVDFSSEVFPRLLADGEELFGFISEGYWADVGTFGGFFQTGRDILDGRTHTQLEGFSFQGGVMIGKDCDVDPTAKIEGPALIGNYVYLGPGTEIRPYTVLGDNARIETGSVLSGAIVFDHVFVGESCRIRGAILGRGAEIRSRSVVNDGVIIADGVYVGREAVLAPDIKIYPAKKIEPLSTVTNSIVWEAGSPRTVFGPIGISGLANIDITPELACRIAMAYGSMLPLHSVVMAARDTSRSARAIKRAMMVGFNSVGMDVEDLEVSTLPVMRHLVARSDSRAGVRVALDPQDPQGLLIHLIDETGCDLSPGDRRKVERALEREDFRRVSGSEVGDLRAYPRSFESWKAELNDRLPMRRIRRLGAKIVIDFSYGSGNLSLPQVLASLGMDILAVNSYPSTIRSITHDPHNQLQALARLVVASSAQLGLLVDPGAERITVVDDEGIAFNDAELAALLTKLVIQSDGIQEVIAPVNMPNTLENLANEAEIRFTWAGLDLNDISTRVRTSEVPAIGVGGRGLFLFSNLTSVPDAAVSLGYLLSGLEHVRQPLSRLRRAIKVPKVHVDEIPVSYAQMGYTMRELRAQAEAESHEHLIAIDGIRLSDHDRFWLVAPDQQEPLLKVWVSDEDESAATATIAKLHQQVRSIRDAAPHLG, from the coding sequence ATGCAGGCAGTTATTATCGCTGGAGGAGAGGGAACCCGGTTACGCCCTCTCACGAGCACAACACCCAAGCCGATGCTACCAATCGCGAACAAGCCAATGATTGGACATGTGGTCGAGCTCCTGGCTGCCCATGGGGTAACCGACATCATCGTGACCGTTGCATATCTTGGGAATGCTATAAGGAACTACCTCGGTGATGGAGCCGAGTTTGGCGTGTCGGTGCGCTACCTCCAGGAGGAGACTCCGTTAGGCACCGCAGGGGCTGTAGCCCACGCGCGTCATCTCGTACGGGGCACGTTCCTGGTGCTTAGCGGAGATGTGTTGACCGATATCAACTTAGGCGAGGCGATACAGTTTCACCAGTATCATAACGCTAAGGCGACCATGGTCTTGACTGCGGTAGACGCGCCCACCGAGTTCGGTATCGTTGCAACCGACGAGACTGGACGAGTAGAGCAACTCATCGAAAAACCAACCTGGGGTGAGGTGTTCACTGATACGGTCAACACCGGAATTTACGTACTCGAACCAGAGGTCCTAGATACGATACCAACTGATCGCCCAGTCGACTTCTCAAGTGAGGTATTCCCCCGCCTGTTGGCCGATGGAGAGGAGCTTTTCGGCTTTATCTCCGAAGGCTACTGGGCTGATGTCGGCACTTTTGGAGGGTTTTTCCAGACCGGGAGGGACATCCTCGATGGTCGAACCCACACTCAATTAGAGGGTTTCAGCTTCCAGGGTGGCGTCATGATTGGCAAGGACTGTGACGTTGATCCCACCGCAAAGATCGAGGGACCCGCACTTATCGGGAACTATGTCTACCTTGGACCCGGGACCGAAATTCGACCTTACACCGTATTAGGAGACAACGCTCGCATAGAGACAGGTTCAGTGCTGTCGGGTGCAATCGTCTTTGATCATGTCTTCGTAGGTGAATCCTGCCGGATTAGAGGTGCGATACTTGGACGAGGAGCGGAGATTCGTTCTCGATCCGTGGTTAACGATGGGGTCATCATCGCAGACGGCGTCTACGTCGGCCGCGAAGCGGTATTAGCGCCAGACATCAAGATCTACCCTGCCAAGAAGATCGAACCTCTATCTACGGTCACGAACTCCATCGTGTGGGAGGCTGGATCGCCTCGGACCGTCTTTGGTCCGATAGGCATATCGGGTCTTGCTAACATTGACATCACGCCAGAGCTAGCATGTCGCATCGCCATGGCCTATGGGTCGATGCTACCCCTCCACTCCGTGGTCATGGCCGCCAGGGACACCTCACGATCAGCTCGAGCTATCAAGCGGGCGATGATGGTTGGGTTTAACTCAGTGGGGATGGATGTAGAGGATCTCGAGGTCTCGACATTGCCCGTTATGCGTCACCTAGTGGCCAGATCTGACAGTCGTGCTGGTGTGCGAGTCGCGCTCGACCCTCAGGACCCACAGGGACTACTGATACACCTCATCGATGAAACCGGATGCGATCTCTCCCCTGGTGATAGGCGCAAGGTCGAGAGAGCTCTCGAACGCGAAGATTTTCGACGAGTCTCGGGTTCGGAAGTTGGAGATCTACGTGCCTATCCCCGCTCCTTTGAGAGTTGGAAGGCCGAACTCAATGACCGACTCCCAATGCGGCGCATTCGCAGACTAGGTGCCAAGATTGTTATTGACTTTTCTTATGGTAGTGGGAATCTCTCGTTACCTCAGGTACTCGCATCTCTTGGCATGGACATCCTTGCCGTCAACTCATACCCGTCAACGATTCGTTCGATAACTCACGATCCACACAATCAACTGCAGGCACTTGCCAGGCTTGTTGTTGCATCCTCTGCACAGCTTGGCCTGCTTGTTGATCCAGGTGCCGAACGCATTACGGTTGTAGACGACGAGGGAATAGCGTTTAACGATGCTGAGTTAGCAGCACTCCTTACCAAGCTGGTGATCCAGAGCGACGGGATCCAAGAGGTGATTGCCCCGGTAAATATGCCAAACACACTCGAAAATCTCGCAAATGAAGCTGAGATTCGCTTTACATGGGCAGGGCTGGACCTCAATGACATCAGCACTCGGGTCCGCACGAGTGAGGTCCCCGCCATCGGAGTCGGCGGTAGAGGACTTTTTCTTTTCTCAAACCTCACCTCCGTTCCAGATGCAGCCGTCAGCCTTGGATACCTCCTTTCTGGGCTCGAGCACGTCCGTCAACCCCTTTCACGGCTGCGTAGGGCGATCAAGGTACCAAAGGTCCATGTTGATGAGATTCCAGTGAGTTATGCGCAGATGGGTTACACGATGCGAGAGTTGCGAGCCCAGGCTGAAGCAGAATCTCACGAGCACCTCATTGCCATTGATGGCATCCGTCTCAGTGATCACGATAGGTTTTGGCTCGTCGCTCCAGACCAGCAGGAGCCGCTGCTAAAGGTCTGGGTTTCTGATGAAGATGAATCGGCCGCGACCGCAACTATAGCGAAACTTCATCAACAGGTACGGTCAATTCGTGACGCTGCGCCTCATCTTGGTTGA
- a CDS encoding FHA domain-containing protein — protein MSVCPQCQEVNPPAARFCAACGSRLLELPEETTGSLDVVDPGLLQQGDVTEHIAQAPAGGYGFLMIQIGQEAGSWFQLDRQTMSIGRHPDSDIFLNDVTVSRRHAEITLRDDEYYIKDAGSLNGTYMNRERVEEERLCPGNEIQIGKFRLLFLRQGQGD, from the coding sequence GTGTCAGTCTGTCCGCAGTGTCAAGAAGTCAACCCTCCAGCGGCTCGGTTTTGCGCCGCCTGTGGTTCGCGCCTGCTCGAGCTTCCTGAGGAGACCACTGGTTCGCTCGATGTGGTGGATCCAGGGCTACTCCAACAGGGTGATGTGACGGAGCACATCGCTCAAGCGCCAGCCGGGGGCTATGGCTTTTTGATGATTCAGATTGGACAAGAGGCAGGTTCTTGGTTTCAGTTGGATCGGCAGACGATGAGTATTGGTCGACATCCAGACAGTGATATCTTTCTCAATGATGTTACCGTCTCCCGACGCCACGCTGAGATTACCCTCAGGGATGATGAATACTACATTAAGGATGCTGGGTCTCTCAACGGAACCTATATGAACCGCGAGCGGGTTGAGGAGGAGAGATTGTGCCCGGGCAACGAGATACAGATCGGGAAGTTTCGGCTGTTGTTCCTGCGACAGGGGCAGGGCGACTGA
- the gcvT gene encoding glycine cleavage system aminomethyltransferase GcvT, giving the protein MTKTTALHATHLRLGAKMTEFGGYEMPLAYSEGTIAEHLAVRTGAGVFDVSHLGSVEVSGPEAFARLQAVFTNDLARISAGRAQYTHLLDENGSVLDDIIVWWLEDTRFHVMPNAANTENVLANVGGDDITDSRTILAVQGPAARAYVADLISTAELPSKNRLIHGSYQGAPVIVSGTGYTGSDGVELSLPNEVAEECFLALIEAGVKPCGLGSRDTLRLEAGLPLHGHELGNGLTPLNARLDWVVKFDKGEFPGKVALLQQKIDGVSPLITGLTTGTRAPLRTGERIYSNQVEVGWVSSGGYSPLRKQGIGLGFLKADSPEPIYLERNGSMLAIERCAYPFAAMN; this is encoded by the coding sequence GTGACCAAGACCACTGCTCTCCATGCCACCCACCTTCGGCTTGGTGCCAAGATGACTGAATTTGGTGGCTATGAGATGCCGCTAGCCTATTCAGAGGGGACGATTGCGGAACACCTCGCTGTTCGTACCGGCGCTGGCGTCTTCGATGTCAGCCACCTCGGCAGCGTAGAGGTGTCGGGTCCGGAGGCTTTTGCACGGCTGCAAGCAGTCTTCACCAACGATCTTGCTCGAATTTCGGCTGGCAGAGCTCAGTACACCCACCTGCTTGACGAGAACGGTTCAGTGCTCGATGATATCATCGTATGGTGGCTCGAGGATACTCGTTTTCACGTCATGCCCAACGCCGCCAACACTGAGAACGTTCTAGCCAACGTTGGCGGTGATGACATAACTGACTCAAGAACCATACTTGCAGTGCAGGGACCAGCGGCCAGGGCATACGTAGCTGACCTGATCTCCACCGCCGAACTTCCGAGCAAAAATCGGCTTATTCATGGAAGCTATCAAGGTGCCCCGGTAATCGTCTCTGGCACTGGCTATACCGGCAGCGATGGGGTGGAGCTTTCGTTGCCAAATGAGGTGGCAGAAGAGTGTTTTCTTGCCCTAATTGAGGCGGGGGTAAAACCATGTGGGCTCGGCTCTCGGGATACGTTACGTCTTGAGGCAGGCTTGCCGCTGCACGGTCATGAGCTCGGCAATGGCTTGACCCCGCTTAATGCGCGACTGGACTGGGTTGTTAAGTTTGACAAGGGTGAATTTCCGGGCAAGGTGGCACTTCTTCAGCAGAAGATTGACGGAGTCTCACCGCTGATCACCGGTCTTACTACAGGCACGCGGGCTCCGCTTCGGACAGGTGAACGCATCTATTCGAATCAAGTTGAGGTTGGTTGGGTCTCAAGTGGCGGCTATTCACCGTTGCGCAAACAAGGCATCGGTTTAGGGTTCCTGAAGGCCGACAGCCCAGAACCGATCTACCTGGAGCGCAATGGCTCGATGCTCGCTATCGAACGTTGTGCGTACCCATTCGCCGCTATGAACTGA
- the gcvPA gene encoding aminomethyl-transferring glycine dehydrogenase subunit GcvPA, protein MPSFAPHTEEEIEQMLTDLGMSSLEELYASIPSALVRTEPLSLPSDLSEIEVLEQFSRFGRDNSAVRSSLVSFAGAGAYDHDLSAAARHLGSQSAFVTAYTPYQPEVAQGVLQALFEFQTMVARLFGLPIANASLYDGAASLVEAVNMAVGFTKQRRVIVSNGVNPSYREALATFGTGTHLEIEHLDLEADDSTNFGSGSADHAGAAAVIVAYPNYFGAIEHLEEARALADSERALLIVVADPIALGLLRSPGTLGADIVVGEGQSLGIPLSFGGPYLGLFAARAEYVRLMPGRLVGETRDLEGRRSFVTTLRTREQDIRREKATSNVCTNQTLMAIQAAIHMAWLGKRGFQLLARRNYDGAHYLASRLSEIGLVPSTRNFFREFTVRTFGSATDLQHRMLQHGFLAGVVPPGLDDRLVLAVTEARTRTEIDSFVDSLAKELR, encoded by the coding sequence TTGCCGTCTTTTGCGCCTCATACCGAGGAGGAGATCGAGCAGATGTTGACAGACTTAGGGATGAGCTCACTCGAGGAGTTATATGCCTCGATTCCGTCGGCGTTGGTGCGAACTGAACCTCTTTCCTTACCAAGTGATCTGTCAGAGATCGAGGTTCTAGAACAATTCTCACGTTTTGGAAGAGATAACTCCGCCGTCAGGAGCTCGCTGGTGAGTTTCGCTGGCGCAGGCGCCTACGATCACGACCTATCCGCTGCCGCTCGCCATCTTGGAAGCCAATCGGCGTTCGTGACCGCCTACACGCCCTATCAACCAGAGGTTGCTCAAGGGGTACTGCAAGCACTATTTGAGTTTCAAACCATGGTTGCACGTCTCTTCGGGCTACCGATCGCGAATGCGTCGCTATACGATGGGGCTGCCAGCTTGGTTGAGGCTGTCAACATGGCGGTTGGCTTCACCAAACAACGGCGTGTTATCGTCTCAAACGGCGTGAATCCTAGCTATCGTGAGGCTCTCGCCACCTTTGGAACAGGGACTCACCTCGAGATCGAGCACCTTGACTTGGAGGCTGATGACAGCACCAACTTCGGATCTGGCAGTGCTGATCACGCTGGGGCAGCAGCGGTCATAGTCGCTTACCCTAACTACTTCGGGGCCATCGAACATCTCGAGGAAGCACGCGCCCTAGCTGATAGCGAACGGGCGCTTCTAATCGTCGTAGCAGACCCAATTGCGCTTGGTCTGTTGCGCTCTCCGGGCACTCTCGGTGCCGATATTGTAGTTGGCGAGGGCCAGTCGCTTGGCATACCATTGTCCTTCGGCGGTCCATATTTGGGACTATTCGCCGCACGAGCCGAGTACGTTCGCCTTATGCCTGGGCGCCTCGTTGGAGAGACACGAGACCTCGAGGGACGAAGATCGTTTGTGACCACACTTCGAACTCGAGAGCAGGATATACGCCGAGAGAAGGCGACCTCAAATGTGTGCACCAACCAGACCTTGATGGCCATCCAAGCAGCTATCCACATGGCATGGCTCGGCAAGCGAGGCTTCCAACTCTTGGCTCGGCGCAACTACGACGGCGCCCATTATCTGGCATCGCGACTTAGCGAGATCGGTCTAGTGCCCAGTACTCGTAACTTCTTCCGTGAGTTCACGGTGCGCACCTTTGGAAGTGCTACTGACTTGCAACACCGCATGCTTCAACATGGTTTCCTGGCCGGAGTTGTTCCACCAGGTCTTGATGATCGTCTAGTGCTAGCCGTGACCGAGGCTCGCACCCGAACAGAGATTGATAGCTTTGTCGATTCGCTGGCGAAGGAGTTGAGATGA
- the gcvH gene encoding glycine cleavage system protein GcvH, whose translation MNFPEHLQYTAEHEWVLIADGVATMGITDYAQDALGDVVFVGVPEIGRSVGVGDSIAEVESTKSVSDIFAPVAGVIAEVNEQLSSTPELLNSDPYGEGWICRLTMTGDDAKQLLDIAAYRKLLNSE comes from the coding sequence ATGAACTTTCCTGAGCATCTTCAGTACACAGCTGAGCACGAGTGGGTCCTTATCGCCGATGGCGTAGCCACTATGGGGATCACCGATTACGCCCAAGACGCCCTCGGTGATGTCGTCTTCGTCGGCGTTCCTGAGATAGGGCGTTCAGTCGGGGTTGGGGATTCAATCGCCGAGGTGGAGTCGACCAAGTCTGTCTCCGATATCTTTGCCCCAGTCGCAGGTGTGATAGCCGAGGTCAACGAGCAGCTGAGCTCAACACCTGAGCTACTCAACAGTGACCCCTATGGTGAGGGGTGGATCTGCCGGCTCACCATGACCGGTGATGATGCCAAGCAACTGCTCGACATCGCTGCATATCGTAAACTCCTCAACAGCGAGTAA
- the gcvPB gene encoding aminomethyl-transferring glycine dehydrogenase subunit GcvPB, with protein MGDAEEPTIFELSVPTRRSFSLRNSEVPSMDLSEIQSWVREEAVELPEVSERDLVAHYTRLASRNYSVDLGAYPLGSCTMKYNPKFADQVAAIDGLTNVHPLTPPEAIQGWLRLLNELEHYVCEITGMAQATLQPPAGASGELTGLLIMRAYHTSRGRKPTKVVIPDSAHGTNPASVSLAGYEAITVPSGPDGLVDLAKLRELVDEDTAGIMLTNPNTLGLFEREIREILDVIHSVDGLAYYDGANLNAIVGVARPGDMGFDIVHSNLHKTFATPHGGGGPGAGPVAVVEHLADFLPGPLPRSLDGGSSYTWVAPRRSIGRVHAFYGNAVVLARALAFMQYLGSDGLRTMSELAVLNANWLKARIADTFEVAFQQPCMHEFVVSAERLKAETGVRALDVAKALLDAGFHSPTVYFPLVVHEALMIEPTETESPQTLEAIAQALEEIVASARTDAEAVLAMPRNTPVRRLDEAMAARKPILTEDQRQ; from the coding sequence ATGGGTGACGCCGAAGAGCCCACGATTTTTGAGCTATCGGTCCCAACCCGTCGCTCCTTCTCGCTTCGCAACTCCGAAGTGCCGTCGATGGATCTAAGCGAGATTCAGTCTTGGGTGCGAGAGGAGGCGGTTGAGCTCCCAGAGGTATCGGAGAGAGACCTGGTAGCGCACTATACCCGTCTCGCGAGCCGCAACTACTCAGTCGACCTTGGGGCCTACCCCCTGGGCTCGTGTACGATGAAGTACAACCCCAAGTTCGCCGATCAAGTTGCGGCCATAGACGGCCTCACCAACGTTCATCCACTAACGCCACCGGAGGCGATCCAGGGTTGGCTGCGGCTCCTAAACGAACTCGAGCACTACGTCTGCGAGATCACTGGGATGGCACAGGCTACTTTGCAGCCGCCGGCAGGGGCCAGTGGTGAACTTACTGGCCTCCTGATCATGAGGGCATACCACACGTCTCGCGGTCGCAAGCCCACCAAGGTCGTAATTCCTGACTCAGCGCATGGAACTAACCCGGCATCAGTCTCATTAGCGGGATACGAAGCCATCACCGTACCGAGTGGACCTGACGGCCTCGTCGATCTTGCCAAACTCCGCGAACTCGTCGATGAAGACACAGCCGGGATCATGCTTACTAACCCGAACACGCTTGGACTCTTTGAGCGTGAGATTCGTGAGATCTTAGATGTGATTCACTCCGTCGACGGTCTCGCCTACTACGACGGCGCGAACTTGAACGCTATCGTAGGGGTTGCACGCCCTGGTGACATGGGTTTTGACATTGTTCACTCCAATCTCCACAAGACCTTTGCCACCCCCCACGGAGGTGGAGGGCCAGGAGCTGGGCCGGTGGCCGTCGTGGAGCATCTAGCCGACTTTCTACCCGGTCCACTACCACGTTCGTTAGATGGTGGATCCTCTTATACCTGGGTGGCACCCAGACGTTCCATCGGTAGAGTTCATGCCTTCTACGGGAACGCGGTTGTACTTGCAAGGGCATTGGCCTTCATGCAGTACCTAGGCAGCGATGGGTTACGAACGATGTCCGAGCTCGCGGTGCTCAACGCCAACTGGCTCAAGGCTCGCATAGCCGACACCTTCGAGGTCGCGTTTCAGCAACCGTGCATGCACGAATTTGTGGTCTCTGCTGAGCGGTTGAAGGCCGAGACTGGCGTGCGAGCACTCGATGTCGCCAAAGCCCTCCTCGACGCCGGGTTCCACTCACCGACCGTCTATTTTCCTCTAGTTGTGCACGAGGCGCTTATGATTGAACCAACCGAAACCGAGTCGCCGCAGACGCTAGAGGCTATCGCGCAGGCGCTAGAGGAGATAGTGGCCTCCGCCCGAACGGATGCAGAGGCGGTCCTCGCTATGCCGCGCAATACCCCTGTTAGGCGTCTCGATGAGGCGATGGCAGCTAGGAAACCTATCCTTACTGAGGATCAACGTCAGTAG